The window cttcgaggcaagcaacactgaagcatgcacaagagcaccagctattctggatgactgtgataacgctctcggtagccaatgtgaacaaaacctttaaacaggtcaacattcacaaagccgctgggccagatggattaccaggatgtgtactcaaagcatacgcggcccaactggcaagtgtcttcactgacattttcaacccctccctgaccaagtctgtaatccctatgtttcaagcagaccaccacagtccctgtgcccaaggaagcaaaggtaacctgcctcaaTGATTACCACACCGtggcactcacgtcagtagccatgaagtgctttgaaaggctggtcatggctcacatcaacagcatcctcctggacaccctagacccactccaattcgcatactgccgcaacagatccacagatgacgcaatctcaatcacactccccTTTctcacttggacaaaaggaacacctatgtgcccacgaagctcatcactaaaagctaaggactctgggtcTAAACACCTCCCAGGTGgtaaggtaggcaacaacacatcttccacactgatccttaacactggggcccctcaggccacgactgcgtggccaaacacgactcaaacaccatcattaagttttctgatgacacaacagtggtaggcctgatcacagacaatgatgagacggcctatagggaggaggtcagagaactggcagtgtggttccaggacaacaacctctccctcaatgtgagcaagacaaaggagctgatcgtggactacaggaaaaggtgggctgAACAGGCCACCATTAACATCGATGGTGCTGTAGTAGAGTGGGTTGACAGTTTatagttccttggtgtccacattaccaacaatctatcatggtccaaacataccaagacagttgtgaagagggcacaacaaaaccttttccccctcaggagactgaaaagatttgtcatgggtcctcagatcctcaaagttctacagctgcaccatcgagagcatcctgaccagttgcatcaccgcctggtatggcaactgctcggcatctgaccataatgAGCAACAGaaggtagtgcgaatggcccagtacatcactggggccaagctctctgccatccaggacctatacaataggcggtatcagaggaaagcccataaaattgtcagactccagtcacccaagtaaaagactgttctctctgctaccatgtggcaagcggtaccagagcaccaagtctaggaccaaaaggctcctcaacagcttctaccccccacccctcccttttgtacactgctgctactcgctgtttattatctatgcatagtcacttcacccccacctacatgtacaaattatatcagctaacctgtacccctgcacactgactcggtaccggtgccacctgtatatagcctcgttattgttattcttattgtgttacttggtaaatatttttcttctcttcttgatctgtattgttggttaaaggcttgtaagtaagcatttcaaggtaaagtctacacttgtattcggcacatgtgacaaataaagtttgatttgaaatgGTGTTACTATTGATGATGATGAGAAACATACTGGTTCCCACTCACTTTCCACTTATATTTTCAAGCGTTCATATGACACTTATACACAAATACACGTGTTTATAAGACACAGCTGGATCTGTAATTTGTCTTTGACGTGTAATGTTATGCCACTGTCATGGTTTGGTTCCCAGGCAACTAAAGACGTCAACAACATGACGGTGAAGATGCCTTGGCAGTGTTTCATCAATGGCAAGTTTGAGGACGCAGAGAACGGCAAGACCGCCAATACTATAAACCCTGCTGATGGCTCTGTGAGTTGTCATGCTATACAAACAGATacgcctgaacacacacacacacacacacacacacacacacacacacacacacacacacacacacacacacacacacacacacacacacacacacacacatcctactaTTACTCATCTATCATACTAggatatacactctgatatacgTGTGGACATTATTGTATTGGTACTTCATTAAATGTGAACCCTTTTCCCTAGGTGATCTGTAAGGTAGCCTACGCGTCAGTGGGAGATGTGGACCGGGCAGTAGCAGCAGCCAAAGAGGCCTTTGAGGTTGGTCCCTGGGGCAGGATGAACCCTAGAGATCGTGGCACCCTGCTGTACAAGTGAGCACCAAGCCTACAGCGCCTCCTAGAGGCCTGGTGGAGATCTGCCTCGACTCATTATGGAGTATAGTTACTATCAGGGAACTTGTTTATATAGTGCAGATTTATATCCACTTATACAACAATAATATATTTTGAGGACAAAGACTGCCAGTGGACCCTCTCTCTTGTTGACCTCCCCTCCCTACCAGGCTGGCTGACCTGATGGAGGAGCACCAGGAGGAGTTGGCCACCATAGAGTCCATAGACTCTGGAGCTGTCTACACCCTGGCCCTGAAGACCCACGTAGGCATGTCCATCCAGACCTTCCGCTACTTCGCCGGCTGGTGCGACAAGATCCAGGTACAGCTTCACCTGCATGGACCAGATATGTGAAATATAAAGATGTTTGGAGGTGTTTttgtatgatgaaactggctccacTTCTTTTTCATTCACATTTCCCTGTTGCCACATCCTGACCTAGTTGTCTTGATATTTTTCAGTAATCTAGTAGTCTAAGGATATATTCTATTATATCCTGTCTGCTACAGGGCAAGACGATACCCATCAACCAGGCCAGGCCCAATCGCAACCTGACCTTCACCAAGAAGGAACCTCTGGGGTAAGGGGTCAGAGTTCACATGTGATACAACTCTACGAGGAAATAGCAATATGCATTTAGATATGAACATGATTCATGAGTAGTGGTTTTAGTATGAGTATTGGTTGTAGCAACCACTGCAGTTGGCTGACCTGTGGCACATGTTCACGGTGAGTGTTGTGTGTTTACtgggtgccagtgtgtgtgccATCATCATTCCCTGGAACTACCCACTCATGATGCTGGCATGGAAGAGTGCCGCTTGCCTCGCTGCTGGAAACACACTGGTCCTGAAACCTGCAcaggtgagaacacacacacctgcatacaTTACGACAGATTCAGTCGTAGATTTTATACCAGCAGGTGAACAACTTATGTAACACGGCAGTCACACTCGACTCGACCTAACGTAACCTTTCTCTGCAGGCCAACGTGTTAAAATAGCCTCTCTAGCACGGCACATTGCTGAACCACATATGTGAATATCAGATGTCATTTGACTCACTTGAAGAGTTTCCCCGTGTCCACAGCAAGGAACATGTTTCACTCACTTTCTGCTCTCGTCCAAAAGGTAACTCCTCTGTCAGCCCTGAAGTTTGCTGAGCTGACTGTGAAGGCTGGCATTCCCAAGGGAGTCATCAATATCATACCTGGCTCAGGTAACAGGACACAAGGGAGGGAGCAAGAGCTTGTGGGAAGGGAGAGGTCCCCCAGGAGATCTGTGAGATCTTATTAGATAAGGTTTTTGATTCTAATCTTTAttcttctgtttctctcactccatctccccatccaccaccctctctccctcatctctactACCCTTTCTCCCCCTGCCGtcctcacccctttctctctacctccctatccaCCATCTCTCTAATAGGTGGGATGGTGGGACAGCGCTTGTCTGACCACCCTGACATCCGTAAACTGGGCTTCACAGGCTCCACCCCTATCGGAAAACAGATCATGAAAAGGTACAGTTGGGGGCTGGGACCCCAGTTATTCCTGATATGCTGATATTGGGCTACTTCCTGCTCAGGCTCACGTGTCATTTCCTGTTGCAGCTGTGCGCTGAGTAACCTGAAGAAGGTTTCTCTGGAGCTGGGAGGGAAGTCTCCACTCATCATCTTCAGCGACTGTGACATGGACAAGGCTGTGCgcatggtgagagagggagggaaagaagagagagagagtaactaaAACAGAAGGAAAAGAGGAGAACCTGCTCTTATTTTTGTCATATTCCCTTCCCCTCCATCTCCCGTTCTGCAGGGTATGAGTTCTGTGTTCTTCAACAAAGGAGAGAACTGCATCGCTGCTGGACGCCTGTTCGTGGAGGAGTCCATACATGACGAGTACATCAGGAGAGTGGTGAGTATCCTGAATCTTCCCACACCAGTCCAAAATGCACACTAcacttctcctctttcccccccaCATCAACTGATTCTCCTTGTAGCGTTGCTCAAGGGTCTCTCAAGATCCTTTTCCTCATGATCGCCTTTgcattcctcctcttcctccgtcTACCCTCCTCTTCATCCCATCAGTTGGAGGAGATAAAGAAGATGAAGGTGGGTGATCCTCTGGACCGCTCCACGGACCACGGGCCCCAGAACCACAAGGCCCACATGGATAAGCTGGTGGAGTACTGTGAGGTGGGCGTGAAGGAGGGCGCCACGCTGGTGTATGGGGGCAAACAGGTGGACAGGCCAGGTAAACACTTTTGAAGCAGTGTCTTTTCAATACTATAGGTCTCTCTTAGTATCACAGTATGCAGTCCTACCAAAGTAGCTatagtagaataacctgtgtttaaaatcaaatcaagttgttttagtcacatacacatacagtatttagttgatgttattgcaggtgtagcgaattgcttgtgttcctagctccaacagtgcagtattatcttacagttcacaacaatacacacaaatctaaaagtaaaataatggaattaaggaatATAGAAATATTAACATTGTCATAGTCCagagtataaataaataaatacataatatatatatatatatacagtggggcaaaaaagtatttagtcagccaccaattgtgtaagttctcccatttaaaaagatgagaggcctgtaattttcatcataggtacacttcaactatgacagacaaaattagaaaagaaaatctagaaaatcacattgtatgattttttatttattttatttgctaattatggtggaaaataagtatttggtcacctacaaacaagcaagattcctggctctcacagacctgtaacttcttctttaagaggctcctctgtcctccactcattacctgtattaatggcacctgttcgaacttgttatcagtataaaagacacctgtccacaacctcaaacagtcacactccaaactccactatggccaagaccaaagagctgtcaaaggacaccagaaacaaaattgtagacctgcaccaggttgggaagactgaatctgcaataggtaagcagcttggtttgaagaaatcatctgtgggagcaattattaggaaatgaaagagatacaagaccactgataatctccctcgatctggggctccacgcaagatctcacaccgtggggtcaaaattatcacaagaacggtgagcaaaaatcccagaaccacacggggggtcCTAGTGAATTACCTGctgagagctgggaccaaagtaacaaagcctaccatcagtaacacactacgccggcagggactcaaatcctgcagtgccagacgtgtccccctgcttaagccagtacatgtccaggcccgtctgaagtttgctagagagcatttggatgatccagaagaagattgggtgaatttcatatggtcagatgaaaccaaaatataactttttggtaaaaactcaactcgtcgtgtttggaggacaaagaatgctgagttgcatccaaagaacaccatacctactgtgaagcatggggggtggaaacatcatgctttgaggctgtttttctgcaaagggaccaggatgactgatccgtgtaaaggaaagaatgaatggggccatgtatcgtgagattttgagtgaaaacctacttccatcagcaagggcattgaagatgaaacgtggctgggcctttcagcatgacaatgatcccaaacacaccgcccgggcaacgaaggaagcatttcaaggtcatgGAGTGGtcttgccagtctccagatctcaaccccatagaaaatctttggagggagttgaaagtctgtgttgcccagcaacagccccaaaacatcactgctctagaggagatctgcatggaggaatgggccaaaataccagcaacagtgtttgAAAAccatgtgaagacttacagaaaacgtttgacctctgttatataccctttgttggcaatgacaaagtattgagataaacttttgttattgaccaaatacttattttccaccataatttgcaaataaattcattttaaaaatgtgattttctggatttttttctcattttgtctgtcatagttgaagtgtacctattatgaaaattacaggcctcgctcatctttttaagttggagaacttgcacaattggtggctgactaaatacttttttgccccactgtatatatatgatgaaatgtatagacattatgaacagtatgtggatagaatatgtagtatatctgaagaatacgtAGGACCACAATAGTTGAATAGTTGGTAACATAAGACTGGTCAGTGAATACTGATGATACAGTACAACACAATTGGAGGCCACTGTAATGCAACGTTTCAGCCAACCATCTTCATCATCATTGCTAACTACACTGTGATGTGGTTTCCCTCCAGGGTTCTTCATGGAGCCCACACTGTTCACAGACGTGGAGGATCACATGTTCATCGCCAAAGAGGAGTCCTTTGGTCCCATCATGGTGGTGTCCAAGTTCAAAGACGGGTACGTCTCCTCAGTCTTTAAAGAGACAACCTTTCCTCACCACAGACCCAAGTAATAGAGCGGTTTGTGGTTCCCAACCCTGACCAACGTCCCTTTTCCCCCCTTCTGACCTGCAGTGACATAGATGGCGTGCTAAACAGAGCCAACGACACAGAGTTCGGCCTGGCGTCCGGTGTGTTCACGCGCGACATCAACAAGGCCATGTACGTGAGCGAGAGGCTGGACGCCGGGACCGTGTTCGTCAACACTTACAACAAGACCGACGTGGCCTCGCCGTTCGGTGGTTTCAAACAGTCGGGCTTCGGGAAAGACCTTGGTGAGTCTGGGGTTAATCATGTAATCATTTAGGCAAGGGGTTTCATGTTGGATACTGTCATATTGGAATGTGGATCATATCTTATGCTGATTGTTTTTGTTGGTTTGTCATAAATAGATATCCATGTATTTTCCATTGTTTATCTTTTTCTTGAAACATAGTTCAAACACAATGGGCCTAGGAGCTTTGAATAGCCTTGTGAGCCCAACATGCTTGATTTGCGTTTGACTGATTAACTGTGCTTCGGTTCTGTCGGCAGGAGAGGATGCTCTTAACGAATACCTCAGGACCAAAGCAGTGACTGTGGAGTACTGAGGCAGCCTAATAAACTGTAACAACGACTGAACACTCAATCCACC of the Oncorhynchus gorbuscha isolate QuinsamMale2020 ecotype Even-year linkage group LG25, OgorEven_v1.0, whole genome shotgun sequence genome contains:
- the LOC124014283 gene encoding mitochondrial 10-formyltetrahydrofolate dehydrogenase-like — encoded protein: MLWTANRIIRKFSTSSNYYQNKLRLALIGQSLFGQEVYTNLRKQGHRVVGVFTVPDRDGKADPLAVVAEKDGTPVFKFPRWRVKGEPITEVVEAYKAVGAELNVMPFCSQFIPMNVIDHPAHGSIIYHPSILPLHRGASAINWTLIQGDKKAGFSIFWADDGLDTGPILLQRECHVEPNDTVDSLYNRFLFPEGIKAMVESVQLIADGKAPRVAQTEEGASYEGIQKKSNSKVNLAQPAEAIHNWIRGHDKVPGAWAVIGGQTVTLYGSSMLGESVPAGQPLEIEGASQPGVVTKNGLVLYGSDSKALMVKNLQYEDGKMISAAKYFSSGDTARVELTDDEKKMAEEIRDIWKGILSNVAAIEETTDFFKSGAASMDVVRLVEEIKQRCAGLQLQNEDVYMATTFQDFIQMFVRRLRGEDQEEEMVIDYATKDVNNMTVKMPWQCFINGKFEDAENGKTANTINPADGSVICKVAYASVGDVDRAVAAAKEAFEVGPWGRMNPRDRGTLLYKLADLMEEHQEELATIESIDSGAVYTLALKTHVGMSIQTFRYFAGWCDKIQGKTIPINQARPNRNLTFTKKEPLGVCAIIIPWNYPLMMLAWKSAACLAAGNTLVLKPAQVTPLSALKFAELTVKAGIPKGVINIIPGSGGMVGQRLSDHPDIRKLGFTGSTPIGKQIMKSCALSNLKKVSLELGGKSPLIIFSDCDMDKAVRMGMSSVFFNKGENCIAAGRLFVEESIHDEYIRRVLEEIKKMKVGDPLDRSTDHGPQNHKAHMDKLVEYCEVGVKEGATLVYGGKQVDRPGFFMEPTLFTDVEDHMFIAKEESFGPIMVVSKFKDGDIDGVLNRANDTEFGLASGVFTRDINKAMYVSERLDAGTVFVNTYNKTDVASPFGGFKQSGFGKDLGEDALNEYLRTKAVTVEY